The following are encoded together in the Gasterosteus aculeatus chromosome 7, fGasAcu3.hap1.1, whole genome shotgun sequence genome:
- the LOC120822571 gene encoding uncharacterized protein LOC120822571, translating into MHLNLPLLFICLFGTVTLCGAPVPGPTTPAPTGTSATTPAPTGTSATTPAPTGTSATTPAPTGTSATTQAPTGTSATTPAPTGTSATTPAPTGTSATTQAPPGTSATTPSPSSSGPAPTEGTVAPESTNPPPAEGLSSGAIAGIAVGSIAGVAAVGGGIFGALKFTGRI; encoded by the exons ATGCACCTCAACCTTCCTCTCCTGTTTATTTGCCTTTTCGGCACAG TCACCCTGTGTGGAGCACCTGTACCCGGCCCAACCACCCCAGCTCCAACCGGCACTTCTGCCACCACCCCAGCTCCAACCGGCACTTCTGCCACCACCCCAGCTCCAACCGGCACTTCTGCCACCACCCCAGCTCCAACCGGCACTTCTGCCACCACCCAAGCTCCAACCGGCACTTCTGCCACCACCCCAGCTCCAACCGGCACTTCTGCCACCACCCCAGCTCCAACCGGCACTTCTGCCACCACCCAAGCTCCACCCGGCACTTCTGCCACCACCCCAAGTCCATCCTCATCCGGTCCGGCCCCCACTGAAGGAACGGTTGCCCCTGAATCGACCaatcctcctccagcagagggACTCTCGTCCGGAGCCATCGCCGGTATCGCCGTCGGCTCCATCGCGGGGGTGGCAGCTGTCG